Part of the Ursus arctos isolate Adak ecotype North America unplaced genomic scaffold, UrsArc2.0 scaffold_4, whole genome shotgun sequence genome, GAGACCGAGGATGGGCAGGGAGGCAGCATTCTGTGCTGGTCCCGAGCCCCGTGCCCACAGGGCCACTCCTGCACACGGCGGGCGGCACTGCAGGCGCGGAGCCTGAGCTCAGGGACCCCGGATCTCCCCAACGAGCTGTCTGTGCCGTGCTCCTGAGAGCACGGGAGCTTGCTTCCCCGGGTGTTCCTGACGCGGACCCGAGCAGTCGGTGCCTCCCCTCGCAAGGCGCAGACAGCCTCGGAGCCCAGGAGCACTGTCCGCGGGTGCAGCTGAGGCAGGGTGGCGCCCGCCTTGCTCGCTGGGCAGGCCACTGTGACCGCGGGCCTTGTTTTCTCGTGCACCATCTGTTCCCGTTGGCTGTGCCGGGGTCCGCCTGTGTGATCTGTCCCCAAGGAGGGCCGTTCCTGCGTGTTCTGGCTAGCCTGGCCCCTCAGCCCGTCTCCATAACACGGAGGCCCAAGCGAGAAGCCTTGTTATACCGGAAAGAGCCCTGGAAACAGGCTCCGGCTTCCACCTGCTGCTGTCAGGCTGTGACTGTGGGGGGGACGAGCCTGCCTCCCAGGGCTGTCCGAGCCCCCGGCAGTGCTCTTGTGAGTGGTGGTCATATGATGTCCTTTCTGGTGCCACCTGTTCTAGAAGCTTtgaccagtgtgtgtgtgttgggggcggggCCTTTGAAAGCTGAGGGTGAAGGGACGTTGGGTGCATGGCGTGGGGGCCGGCTCAGTGTGGCCCCAGAGCCGAGAAGGGTCATGCGCTCGTGGCTCAGGGAGGGGCTACACCTGCTTGAGACCGCCGGcccgcccctctccccgctcagaGCAGCAAGATGGGCATGGAGGCGGTCATGGCGCTGCTGGAGGCCACACCGGACACGCAGGCCTGCGTGGTCAGCCTCTCGGGGAACCAGTCCGTGCGGCTGCCCCTCATGGAGTGTGTGCAGGTGGTAAGTTCTGCCCTGCCCCAGGGGGCCAGGTGGGGCTCCCAAGAGAGGCAGCCCTGCTCTGCGCTGCTGGGTCCCGTTCCCCACAGGCCCACCTGTCCCTCCAGGGCCTCTCGGGGCCCCACCCAGTGGGCCTGCTGCACAGGTCCCTCCCACCCTGTCTCCCTGGGTCCTGCTGCTCCTGTTACCTGCGGCCACCTCCTGTCGTGGCCTCGGGGTATTGGAGGCTATGGGTCAGGCGGCCGCTGTGAGTGTGCACCAGGCCTCCTGCAGTCTGGGTTTCTTGTTTCGTTTAGACAAAGGAGGTGCAGAAGGCCATGGATGAGAAGAGGTTCGACGAGGCCATCCAGCTCCGCGGCAGGTGAGGGCCTCGCGGGGCCTGGAGCCGGAGCGGAGGTGTGTTCGGCGGGCCCACGGCAGACTCCCGCGTGGCTCGCACACGGCTGTGCCTGGAGATGTGGAGCTGCACGTCTTCTGAGACCCTTCCTGCTGAGTGTGTGGCCAAGCAGCATGGAGTGGAACAGCAGGAATGGGGGCTCAGCGGTCCCTGCGACTGGGAAGCTGGCGGGCTGTGGGCAGGAGCTGCCGTGCAGGGCGGAGCGGAGAGGCCGGCCCGGTGGGGTCGTCAGAAGGAAGCAGTGGGAGCAGGCCTGGCCTGGCGGCGCCGGCGCTGGGGGACTGGACCTGCAGCTCTGACTTCCCTAGCCCTGCCTCCTGCGCCCTCCGGGCCACCGACCCGGCACGGGCTGGGTGTGGGGCACTCGCTTTTGCTGAGGGGGCGAGTGGGCCCCGCGTTCTGCAGGGCTGTTCTGCCGCCCGGCGACGGTGCCCAGCCAGCGATTGTAGCCACAGAGTGGGGTGGCGGGCGGCGCCTGTGCCCAGCTTCTCCGTGGCTGAGCGGCAGGCCATGGGCTGTGCTGAGCGTGTGGCCGTGGGCTGTGGGCTGCATGATGCATGACCGGCTTCCTTTGCAGGAGCTTTGAGAACAACTGGAACATTTACAAGCTGCTTGCACACCAGAAGGTCTCCAAAGAGAAGGTGAGGTGGTGTGAGCCGTGGGACCCTCGGTCACTCACCGTCACCGCCTCGAGCCCGCCCCCGCTGCCGGGGGCTGCCCACCCGCGGGGTCAGGGTGCGCccaggaagcagggagcccggagCTGGCCCAGGGAGCCCGGGGACCCTCCGTCTGTCGGGTCTGAGCTGTGAGCTGAGAGGCATGGCTGTCGCTTGACCAGCCCGCCCAAACAGCCGGCATCTGGGCCCGGGGGGGACCTTGGCCGCTTGCTGAGCCAACAGCTGAAGGAAATCGAGTCAGGCCCACAGGTTTAAGTCAGGACAGAGCAGATCGAGCTCttatgaaatgttctaaaatagcTGAAAGCCTCGTGAAAGGGGcttttttcaaaataaggatGATAGCAGGACTTGTTTCTGAAACCCTGGGGCCAAGGGAAGGGTCCCACTGAGACCGTCCCGGACAGTGGGGTCCTGGCCGCCATTGGTCCCAGGAGCTAGTCAGGGATGGGCCGCACCCCCAGTCCGGCAGAGTGCTCTCCCCTCCTGGAACCGCTGCGGTGTGACCGCGTCTGGGGCGGCAGGGCTGTGTTCCCAGACCCGCTAGAGCCACGCTGCCTGGCAGAGCTGCTGGCCGGCCACATGTCACGGAGCACTCGGGACGCAGCTGCCCAGCAcatgctgggctctggggacacGGTCTGGAAAGCGGGTCTGAGAGCCCATGGGGAGTTTCTCATGCTGATCCGAGGTTGAGGTGATATTTTGGTTTGTCACGTTAAACCAAACCTACTACTAAAACTACTGTCACCCGCTTCCTTGCACTTTATTAACGTGGCTCCTAGAGAGCTTCCGCGACATCCGTGGCCCCTTCGCTGTGCATCTGTGCTGCTCACCAGGCACTTGGGGCTCCGGCTGCCCTGAGCCCGGAGTGCGGGGTGATTGCTGGACGCTTCCAGACAGGCGCTGACTCTGGCTGCACCCGCACCGCCAAGCCGCGCTTGGCTGAGGGCCACCAAAGTCCTGCTGACGCCTTTGGCCAAGGCCCTGGCAGGTCATGAGCCGAGCTTGCTCCATGGCTCCTCTGGGTCTTGGCCACACACTCGTGGAAGTTGTAGGGCTGACATATGTCGTTCCTAGGGGAGTCCACTCGCGGGACAGTGCGGGCAGCCTCGAGACCCTGGGCCCGGTTCCGGAAGCTGCGCGCTCACTGACTCCCGTATGGGTCCGCTGGTTGCTCCCTGGCCCCGTGCTCACCTTCCTGTCCCCTTTGTCTTCTCTGAAGACCAACTTCTCCCTGGCCATCCTGAACGTGGGGGCCCCGGCGGCTGGCATGAACGCGGCGGTGCGCTCGGCGGTGCGGTCCGGCATCTCCCAGGGCCACACAGTGTATGTCGTGCATGATGGCTTCGAAGGCCTGGCCAAGGGTCAGGTAGGTGCGGCCATGCCGGCAGCGGGGACGTGGCCCGGCGCCTGCCGTGGTGGCGCGTGTGTGTCGTGGTGTGACCCACCCCCAGCTTGCTCACAGCGAACAAGGACCAGGGGCTCACGGTATGAGGTCCCAGGCGATGGCCCAGGTCAGGTCCACAAAGAAGGCAGATAATAGGCCCTCAGGAGAGGGGCCAGCCCCCGTGGCACCTACAGTGCACTGGTCAGCGCCCGGCACAGCCTCTGTCCCCTCTCGGATGTACTCGCACTGAGCACAGGGCTGTCACCTGAGGAAGAATGGGTGAGTGCCCCTGGCCTGTCCCCCTGAGGCTGcaccctcctcccgcccccacaGGTACAAGAAGTTAGTTGGCATGACGTGGCTGGCTGGCTTGGCCGCGGCGGCTCCATGCTGGGGACCAAGAGGTGAGCTGCTGGCCGAGCGCCCTGGCTTGCTGGCCACCGTGGGCAGCTGGGGTGGGAAACCCAGAGAGCAGGCTCAGGAGGGGTGGGAGCTACAAGGGGACACCCACCCCGCGGCCCTGGACTGGGTCCCCGCTTCTGGCTGGTGGCCTGCCCAGAGCGGGCAGCAGACCTCCTGCCTGCCCCTTTGTGGCTGGGAGCTCGCTGAGGTCACCTGTGCAGAGGAAAGCTGCCCGGGTGGCCCCATGCCAGCGGAGAGCATCGTCTCGGGCAGGAAGTGGGCTTCCGGGCGGGCAGGAGGAgagcaccccaccccacccctcgcCGGTGCTCAGGCCTCCCCGTCCCACTGCTGGCCCCACATGTCCGCTGGCACTGAGCCTCTGCCACCACCTCTGAAGGGAATCACACCCCGTCCAGGGCCCGCTGTCCCCGCGTCGGCTGCCGTGTGGACGCAGGTCCTTGCGGCCTGGCGTTCTGCCTGCGTTCATCCGGTCTGTGCCCACTGCAGGACGCTGCCCAAGAGCTACATGGAGAAAATCGTGGGAAACATCCGTACCCACAATATCCACGCCCTGCTGGTCATCGGTGGCTTTGAGGTGAGGGCCCTGCAGGGGACCAGGGCGGGGCGAGGACTCCGGAGTGTCTGCTCTGCTGGAAACCCCGTGTGCAGGGAAGTCCACGGGCCAGCCGGACGCATGGGGGCCACGGGGTTCAGTGTAGCTTCACAGAGTTTAATGATGCCGGCAACTGGGTGCTGGTGGGGGGGGCGCagggggatggaggggagaggcaggtgaGGCGCCACGCCtcctggtgggggtgggcagcctGGGGCGGCGAGTCCCATGGCCGCCTTGTGTGTTCCCTCGCTGCTCTGGCCTGTCCCCTTCCTGTGAGGTGGGGTCCCTGGTGCAGCTTGCGGCGGCGTTCTGAGCATCTCCGTCCACCCCTGGGGTGACACTGGTGCTCGGTCAGCCCCCGTAAATGACACCTCGTTCTTGCCCTTTCCCGGAGCGGGgggcagccccctgccacctgccccagTGGATGGGGTCACAGCAGGGTGGGCATCCTTCCTGTCCTTGGAGTCCGGCCTCCCTGGCTGACAGCGGCACAGCTAGCTGGGCGGGGTCCACCTGGTCACGGCCCGGGGGCGGGAGCAGGTGGGTCCCggcaccccaccccaggcacatGGCGGGTCAGCAGGGGAGGAGGGCCGAGGGCGCCTGGCCTGGGAGCCCGCTCCACCTGGTCCTGCCTCCTCCGGGTCCCAGCCCAGTGTGGCGGGCAGCCCTGAGCCCCTGCCCGCCCGTGTACCCCCAGGCCTATGAGGGGGTGCTGCAGCTGGTGGAGGCGCGCGGGCGCTACGAGGAGCTGTGCATTGTCATGTGCGTCATCCCCGCCACCATCAGCAACAACGTCCCGGGCACCGACTATAGCCTGGGTTCCGACACCGCCGTCAACGCCGCCATGGAGGTAGGACGCCAGGCCCCGCTGCCGCACTTGGGTAGGACATGGGCGGGCCTGGGGCGGCCCCGGGAGCAAGGGGCGCAGTGGCGAGCTCCCCGAGGGGCTGCCGCGGGGGGTGAGGCCTTGTGGGTAGCAGGCAGGGCTGTGGCTCTGGGGTCACCGTGGCGTGAGGACCTGGGCTGTCTGGGCCGGAACCGACGCAGCGGGGCTAATGCCCATGTGGACGGCAGGCCACGGTTCTGCCCAGCGAACAGCCACACGTGGACACGGGAGAGCCCAGGCCCCCGGCTGGGACATGGAAGGGTGGGTGCCCGTGTGGGGCTCATTGGGGGCCTCCCCATGGCTCTCCCACCCCGCCTGTGACCCCACGTGAGCCCACTGCCCCCAAGGGGTCAGCACCTCTGTGAGTGGGGGCCTCAGGAGCTGAACCTAGCAGCCTCTGCGTGATgctagagaaaggagaaaatacgAGTAGGACAAATGAGACTTCGGGAGACCCCCCCCAATCTGCTGACCCGGAGACCCCATGATCGTacagccccacccctcccatctCACTGGCTGTGGGCCGCCCGAGGCTCCTCTGAAACTGCCCCTGACCCTCCTGGGCACCAGCACGGCCCTGTTTTCTTTGTCTCGACGGGAAGAACGATGCTGTGTGTAGTTTACAGCTCGAATTCCTGGTGAAgttgaacttttttctttattgccaATTTGAGAGTTTTATGGAAAATCACCTTTTCCTGTTTTTGCCCGTTTTTCTCCCGGTGAGTTTGTTGTCTGCGAGTGCTGTTCACATATGTAGGGCATTGATCCTTCGGCAAACAGTGGAGCAGTTTCCTCCACTTGCCGGTTGTCTCTTACTTGGGGTTTAACCTTATGGCTCAGACCCCAGTAACCTGCTggtctcatttctcttttctcaagtctttaATGCTATAATTTCTTTTCAAACTCTGAACCTTTTGGGTTAGAACTATCCTGTGTCACATCATTGTTGGCATCTGCAGAATGTGGACTTCATGTCACCCGGTCCCCTGTTCCCGCGACCCTGCGGCAGCCAGAGTGTCGCTTGCCCggtgacagatgagaaaatgaaggccCAGTGTTTCCCTGGCCTGACCTCAGAGCCTCTTAGCCCCATCCCTGGCCTGCACCCACCAGGTGCTGGAGACACCCTGCTGTCCCGCGGGCACACAGTGGCCCCGGGGGAAGACCCTGAGTCAGAGGGCTCTGTGCGGAGCACACAGGGAGGACCGTGACCCCCTGGGCACGGCGGGGCACGGGGCTGtcctggcctctgcccctccactgtcTGCTCCGGGGAGAGTCCTGGGTCCCCGGGCTGCAGTGGCCCCCTGTGGCCCAGGGAAGGCCCTGACCGCCCCCGTCCCGCAGAGCTGTGACCGCATCAAGCAGTCGGCCTCGGGGACTAAGCGCCGTGTGTTCATCGTGGAGACCATGGGGGGCTACTGCGGCTACCTGGCCACGGTGACCGGCATCGCGGTGGGCGCCGACGCCGCCTACGTCTTTGAGGACCCTTTCAATATCCAAGACTTAAAAGTGAGCTGAGCCCCCAGCCCGTCTCCCACTGCAGACCCCCCCAGCGGGGCACACACAGGAGCCGGCCTGGGGCCCACGCGGTCCCCCCACTCCGTGTCTGTGTTGTGGCCACCATGGCCTCCTGCCCCGTCAATGGGGCCCTGCCACGAGCTGCAGCCTGCAGGCTTCCCCGCGGCCCCCGGGTCACATGGGCTCCAGGGTGGGTCAGTCTGGGGGTTTCCTGCCCACACAGCCGGATGACTGCGGCTCACACTGCATGTCCCCCGCGCCCTCAGGCCAACGTGGAGCACATGACGGAGAAGATGAAGACGGAGATCCAGAGGGGCCTTGTGCTCCGGTGAGGCCGCCAGGCGAGCCTGGGCCAGCGGGAGGGGCTCTGCCTGAGCCACGCTGGGGCTTCAGGACCGGGCTGTGGGGCAGCTGGGCGGAGCCAGGCCTGACGGGCCTCGCCAGGGGCGGATGGGGCTGGGCTTTCACCAGGGGCGCCATGCCCTCATCCAGGACCGGTCTGTGGCCTGGCCCGGCGGGGGCTCTGTGTCCAGGACGAGAGCCCAGCCGGCTGCCACTTAACCCAGGCCTGGTCCCTCCTTGCAGAAACGAGAAGTGCCACGAACACTACACCACGGAGTTCCTGTATAACCTGTACTCCTCCGAGGGGAAGGGCGTGTTTGACTGTCGCACCAACGTCCTGGGCCACCTGCAGCAGGTCCGGGGTGGGCAGCGTGGGTTctggcctctgcctccatctctAGCTGGGCTGAGGGGTCCGGGAGGAGGTGGCAGGATGAGGGCCCCTTCCTGTGCACGGCCTCATGGGGCACGCGGTCGTGGGGCACCGCCGCCCCATGCTCATCACTCCTCAGTGCAGGTGAGGAGGGCGAGACTCCCGTCCTGCTGAGTCCTCAGCACTAGGAAGGGACAGGCCCGGTCCCCTCCCTTCTTGGCCTCCTGGTGGGCCTGCAGGGAGCCCGAGCTGTGTGGTTTCCCAGCCGGAGGGCTCCGCTCTGGGGGAGTACGTGCTCACCGGTGCTGGGCCGCGCCTGCCGGATGCGGGGGCCCACGGAGGCCAGCCTCTGGAGACGGTTCTCAGGCCGGattggggtggaggaggaggggacagacTGGAAATACGGGGTGGGAAGGGATGGGCTGTCAGATGCTGCCCGGGAGGGCTCAGCTGAGGTCGCAGTGGGGCCAGgctgctgggctcctggcagcaCGCACCTGCCACCTCACCTGTGGCGTTTCCAGGGCGGGGCTCCGACCCCCTTTGACCGGAACTATGGGACCAAGCTCGGGGTGAAGGCCATGCTCTGGATGTCGGAGAAGCTGCGGGCGGTCTACCGCAATGGTGCGTGGCGGGGCGGGGTGGTGGCCCTGGGCCTGACCTCGCCCTCTGCCAGGCCCCGGGGTTCAGGGCTGCCAACGAGAGCCTGTGTCCACAGGGCGTGTGTTTGCCAACGCCCCCGATTCGGCCTGCGTCATCGGCCTGCAGAAGAAGGCGGTGGCCTTCAGCCCCGTCACCGAGCTCAAGAAGGACACGGACTTTGAGTGAGTGCCCCTGAAGAGAGGGGTGGACTGCCCTGAGCTCACAAGGCTGCCCCGTCCCCACGCCCAGGGCCATCCCCGTGCCTCCCTCACCCAG contains:
- the PFKL gene encoding ATP-dependent 6-phosphofructokinase, liver type, yielding MATVDLEKLRMSGAGKAIGVLTSGGDAQGMNAAVRAVTRMGLYVGAKVFLIYEGYEGLVEGGENIKQANWLSVSNIIQLGGTVIGSARCKAFTTREGRLAAAYNLVQRGITNLCVIGGDGSLTGANIFRSEWGSLLEELVGAGKISESTAQTYSHLSIAGLVGSIDNDFCGTDMTIGTDSALHRIMEVIDAITTTAQSHQRTFVLEVMGRHCGYLALVSALASGADWLFIPEAPPEDGWENFMCERLGETRSRGSRLNIIIIAEGAIDRNGKPISSRYVKDLVVQRLGFDTRVTVLGHVQRGGTPSAFDRILSSKMGMEAVMALLEATPDTQACVVSLSGNQSVRLPLMECVQVTKEVQKAMDEKRFDEAIQLRGRSFENNWNIYKLLAHQKVSKEKTNFSLAILNVGAPAAGMNAAVRSAVRSGISQGHTVYVVHDGFEGLAKGQVQEVSWHDVAGWLGRGGSMLGTKRTLPKSYMEKIVGNIRTHNIHALLVIGGFEAYEGVLQLVEARGRYEELCIVMCVIPATISNNVPGTDYSLGSDTAVNAAMESCDRIKQSASGTKRRVFIVETMGGYCGYLATVTGIAVGADAAYVFEDPFNIQDLKANVEHMTEKMKTEIQRGLVLRNEKCHEHYTTEFLYNLYSSEGKGVFDCRTNVLGHLQQGGAPTPFDRNYGTKLGVKAMLWMSEKLRAVYRNGRVFANAPDSACVIGLQKKAVAFSPVTELKKDTDFEHRMPREQWWLNLRLMLKMLAHYRISMADYVSGELEHVTRRSLSIDKGF